The Schistocerca serialis cubense isolate TAMUIC-IGC-003099 chromosome 10, iqSchSeri2.2, whole genome shotgun sequence genome includes a region encoding these proteins:
- the LOC126424711 gene encoding T-cell acute lymphocytic leukemia protein 1, whose product MNHVVHDHRAVTLHRRGLPPQMQISTPQLGAACVVAAAADPGPSPGAVSSSSSSSGALTRHCARVNAAVALYGTLNVYSEWLAPRISSRGSVDPTLSREERRRRRRATQKYRTAHATRERIRVEAFNVAFCELRRLLPTLPPDKKLSKIEILKLAICYIAYLNHVLDV is encoded by the exons GGGCCTGCCACCGCAGATGCAGATCTCGACGCCGCAGCTGGGCGCCGCGTGCGTCGTGGCGGCCGCCGCCGATCCCGGTCCCAGTCCTGGAGCCGTCTCCAGCTCCTCCAGTTCCAGCGGCGCCCTCACCAGGCACTGCGCGCGTGTCAACGCAG CAGTTGCTCTTTATGGAACGCTGAATGTTTACAGCGAGTGGCTTGCACCACGCATCAGCAGCCGCGGCAGCGTCGACCCC ACGCTGAGCCGCGAGgagcggaggcggcgccggcgggcGACGCAGAAGTACCGCACCGCCCACGCGACGCGCGAGCGCATCCGCGTCGAGGCGTTCAACGTGGCCTTCTGCGAGCTGCGGCGGCTGCTGCCCACGCTGCCTCCGGACAAGAAGCTCTCCAAGATCGAGATCCTGAAGCTGGCCATCTGCTACATCGCCTACCTCAACCACGTGCTCGACGTCTGA